From Hyphomicrobiales bacterium, a single genomic window includes:
- a CDS encoding hydantoinase/carbamoylase family amidase, with the protein MASAATDLAHRLFDELLAATADPPGVTRRPFDASEQAAHDIMRRAGEALGATTRVDAIGNLFLDFPGADPKLTPWLFGSHLDSVRHGGNFDGAAGVIAGLALAADLAERGERSRAPFSVVAFRAEEAWFALSYPGSEAALGTMPLEWLEAPRFDTGRTMRDHLRAAGLDPDGVARRERSIDPARCRGFVEVHIEQGPALVANDLPVGLVEGIAGGIRFMQGRVTGTYGHSGATARGYRQDAVLGFCDLATGLETVWDEIEARGQTATITFGKVQSDPEQHGGSKVLGQIDFALDIRSQFPSALEYAHRRLDELAEAIAERRGVSIDFGEPFTWNGAPMDPALIDRLESAARDAGVPVMRMPSGAGHDAAVLALAGIPTAMLFVRNENGSHNPHEAMEIDDLMASVAVLRALVTADE; encoded by the coding sequence ATGGCGAGCGCGGCCACGGATCTGGCGCACCGGCTGTTCGACGAGTTGCTGGCGGCGACCGCCGATCCGCCCGGGGTCACACGCCGCCCCTTCGATGCCAGCGAACAGGCGGCCCACGACATCATGCGCCGCGCAGGCGAGGCGCTCGGTGCCACCACCCGCGTCGATGCCATCGGTAATCTTTTCCTCGATTTTCCCGGAGCCGACCCGAAGCTCACCCCCTGGCTGTTCGGCTCGCATCTCGACAGCGTGCGCCATGGTGGCAATTTCGATGGCGCGGCTGGCGTGATTGCCGGGCTCGCGCTTGCCGCCGACCTCGCCGAGCGTGGTGAGCGTTCGCGGGCTCCCTTCAGCGTCGTCGCCTTCCGTGCCGAGGAGGCTTGGTTCGCGCTCTCTTATCCCGGCAGCGAGGCCGCCCTCGGCACGATGCCGCTCGAGTGGCTCGAGGCCCCGCGCTTCGACACCGGCCGCACCATGCGCGATCACCTCCGCGCCGCCGGCCTCGACCCCGACGGCGTTGCGCGCCGCGAGCGATCGATCGATCCCGCCCGCTGCCGCGGCTTCGTCGAGGTCCACATCGAGCAGGGCCCCGCGCTCGTCGCCAACGATCTGCCCGTCGGTCTCGTCGAAGGCATCGCCGGCGGCATCCGCTTCATGCAGGGTCGGGTGACCGGCACCTACGGCCATTCGGGCGCCACGGCGCGCGGCTATCGCCAGGATGCCGTGCTCGGCTTTTGCGACCTCGCGACCGGCCTCGAAACCGTCTGGGACGAAATCGAGGCCCGTGGGCAGACCGCCACCATCACCTTCGGCAAGGTGCAGTCCGATCCCGAGCAACATGGCGGTAGCAAGGTCCTCGGCCAGATCGATTTTGCCCTCGACATCCGCAGCCAATTCCCCTCCGCCCTCGAGTACGCGCACCGCCGTCTCGACGAACTGGCGGAAGCGATCGCGGAACGGCGCGGCGTGAGCATCGACTTCGGCGAGCCCTTCACATGGAACGGGGCGCCCATGGACCCCGCCCTGATCGACCGCCTCGAGTCTGCTGCCCGCGACGCCGGCGTCCCGGTCATGCGCATGCCGAGCGGCGCCGGCCACGATGCCGCAGTTCTCGCCCTCGCCGGCATTCCGACCGCCATGCTTTTCGTGCGCAACGAGAACGGCAGCCACAATCCGCACGAGGCAATGGAGATCGACGACCTGATGGCGTCCGTCGCCGTGTTGCGCGCCCTTGTCACCGCAGATGAATAA